A genomic segment from Micropterus dolomieu isolate WLL.071019.BEF.003 ecotype Adirondacks linkage group LG03, ASM2129224v1, whole genome shotgun sequence encodes:
- the grinab gene encoding glutamate receptor, ionotropic, N-methyl D-aspartate-associated protein 1b (glutamate binding), with the protein MTTEKTGFPPVAGGPSPLSLHGQPAFPPAYDMTMASPNMFGPAPVGPPPVGLPFLPPTAFGPGAPGAFGPGAPGAFGPGAPGAFGPGAPGAFGPGAPGAFGPGAPGAFGPGAPGAFGPGAPGAFGPGAPGAFGMNMNPQGGLGYGPNPSSSPYSPPGQGFSNTFTDDVYPNEEDPPPFHENQDFDFGLDNKSIRRAFIRKVFLVLTAQLMVTFAFVAVFTFVEQIKVFVMVNAWTYLVSYAIFFVSVCVISCCGSVRRRHPWNLVALSVLTLSMSYMVGMIASFHDTETVVMAVGITAVVCFTVVIFSLQTKYDFTSCYGVLFVCLIVLVVFGILCIIIRDRILHIVYAGLGALLFTCFLAVDTQLLLGNKELALSPEEYIFAALNLYTDIINIFLYILAIVGRARGS; encoded by the exons ATGACCACCGAGAAGACTGGATTCCCTCCTGTGGCGGGGGGACCCTCTCCACTCTCGCTCCACGGGCAGCCAGCGTTTCCTCCTGCATATGACATGACCATGGCAAGCCCAAACATGTTCGGCCCAGCACCTGTTGGTCCTCCTCCTGTTGGTCTCCCTTTCCTCCCACCGACTGCTTTCGGACCTGGTGCTCCTGGAGCTTTCGGACCTGGTGCTCCTGGAGCTTTCGGACCGGGTGCTCCTGGAGCTTTCGGACCTGGTGCTCCTGGAGCTTTCGGACCGGGTGCTCCTGGAGCTTTCGGACCTGGTGCTCCTGGAGCTTTCGGACCTGGTGCTCCTGGAGCTTTCGGACCGGGTGCTCCTGGAGCTTTCGGACCGGGTGCTCCTGGAGCTTTTGGAATGAATATGAACCCTCAAGGCGGCTTGGGATATGGCCCCAACCCCTCTTCTTCACCATATTCACCACCAGGCCAGGGCTTCAGCAACACCTTCACTG ATGATGTTTACCCTAACGAGGAGGATCCGCCCCCATTTCATGAGAATCAAGACTTTGATTTTGGATTGGATAACAAGAGCATAAGAAGAGCCTTTATTCGAAAG GTATTCTTGGTGCTCACTGCCCAGCTGATGGTGACATTCGcctttgtggctgttttcacctTTGTGGAGCAAATCAAGGTGTTTGTCATGGTGAACGCCTGGACCTACTTGGTGTCCTATGCGATATTCTTTGTGTCAGTCTGTGTAATCAGCTGCTGTGGGAGCGTTCGCCGAAGACATCCTTGGAACCTGGTTGCCCTA tctGTCCTGACTCTCAGTATGTCCTACATGGTGGGAATGATTGCTAGCTTCCATGACACTGAAACGGTTGTCATGGCAGTGGGCATCACAGCAGTCGTGTGCTTCACAGTGGTCATCTTCTCTCTGCAG ACCAAGTACGACTTCACTTCCTGTTACGGTGTGCTTTTCGTCTGTTTAATTGTCCTGGTCGTCTTCGGAATACTCTGCATCATTATCCGTGACAGGATCCTGCACATTGTGTATGCTGGGCTGGGAGCTTTGCTCTTCACATGT TTCTTGGCGGTGGACACGCAGCTGCTGCTTGGCAACAAGGAACTGGCCCTCAGTCCAGAGGAATATATCTTTGCAGCTCTTAACCTGTACACAGATATCATCAACATCTTTCTCTACATTCTTGCTATTGTCGGAAGAGCAAGGGGTAGCTGA
- the LOC123968493 gene encoding uncharacterized protein LOC123968493 isoform X1 translates to MVESPRQSYVHKGFGCLRLSCDTGSHRMDLEQTVAALLSENQQLRQENDQLKSMLTVVKENIDLKARMHSFNSDTLEERTVCSPSGRQPSCLWQNTFDERQFRKELSQTKLKQEHRTSSPINFKSFIQSSVHTDTSEKAEFQSCQADIPLEVKGPDRLLGEIAYQLDRRILSHIFQGQKRLYGFTLLNIPDKIIEVTTHPLTGKVDEGYRLLLTQRHADLMDRLNQLGYKTLLHPHFSEFIVNTYGILRERPGEDSTQSVDFNNPDFLRKMIMTTAPTKLQKDLLLLLTCLCNMAKRDRKPLLLW, encoded by the exons ATGGTTGAAAGCCCTAGACAAAGCTA CGTCCATAAAGGTTTTGGGTGTTTGCGGCTCAGCTGTGACACTGGGAGCCACAGGATGGACCTTGAGCAAACTGTTGCTGCCTTGCTGTCAGAAAACCAACAACTCAGACAGGAAAATGATCAGTTAAAGTCTATGCTGACTGTAGTCAAGGAAAACATAGACCTGAAAGCCAGGATGCACAGCTTTAACAGCGATACTCTGGAGGAAAGAACAG TTTGCTCACCCTCAGGAAGACAACCATCCTGTCTGTGGCAAAACACCTTTGATGAGAGACAGTTCAGAAAAGAACTGTCTCAAACCAAACtcaaacaagaacacagaaccTCATCCCCCATCAACTTCAAGTCTTTCATCCAAAGCTCGGTGCACACAGACACGAGTGAGAAAGCAGAGTTTCAGAGCTGCCAGGCTGATATTCCTCTTGAGGTCAAAG GCCCAGACAGGCTGCTGGGAGAGATTGCCTACCAACTGGATAGGAGAATTCTGTCCCACATATTCCAGGGCCAGAAGAGGCTTTATGGTTTCACACTGCTCAATATACCAGACAAGATCATAGAG GTAACtacccacccactgacagggaAGGTAGATGAAGGCTATCGGCTTCTTCTCACTCAGAGGCATGCTGACCTTATGGACAGGCTGAACCAGCTTGGGTATAAAACACTACTTCACCCTCATTTCTCTGAATTTATTGTCAACACCTATGGGATCCTGAGGGAGAGGCCTGGTGAAGACAGCACCCAGTCAGTGGACTTCAATAATCCAGACTTTCTGAGGAAGATGATAATGACCACAGCACCAACAAAACTTCAGAAGGACCTGCTGCTTCTGCTCACCTGCCTCTGCAACATGGCCAAGAGGGACAGAAAGCCTCTCCTTCTCTGGTAG
- the LOC123968493 gene encoding uncharacterized protein LOC123968493 isoform X2 has translation MVESPRQSYVHKGFGCLRLSCDTGSHRMDLEQTVAALLSENQQLRQENDQLKSMLTVVKENIDLKARMHSFNSDTLEERTGRQPSCLWQNTFDERQFRKELSQTKLKQEHRTSSPINFKSFIQSSVHTDTSEKAEFQSCQADIPLEVKGPDRLLGEIAYQLDRRILSHIFQGQKRLYGFTLLNIPDKIIEVTTHPLTGKVDEGYRLLLTQRHADLMDRLNQLGYKTLLHPHFSEFIVNTYGILRERPGEDSTQSVDFNNPDFLRKMIMTTAPTKLQKDLLLLLTCLCNMAKRDRKPLLLW, from the exons ATGGTTGAAAGCCCTAGACAAAGCTA CGTCCATAAAGGTTTTGGGTGTTTGCGGCTCAGCTGTGACACTGGGAGCCACAGGATGGACCTTGAGCAAACTGTTGCTGCCTTGCTGTCAGAAAACCAACAACTCAGACAGGAAAATGATCAGTTAAAGTCTATGCTGACTGTAGTCAAGGAAAACATAGACCTGAAAGCCAGGATGCACAGCTTTAACAGCGATACTCTGGAGGAAAGAACAG GAAGACAACCATCCTGTCTGTGGCAAAACACCTTTGATGAGAGACAGTTCAGAAAAGAACTGTCTCAAACCAAACtcaaacaagaacacagaaccTCATCCCCCATCAACTTCAAGTCTTTCATCCAAAGCTCGGTGCACACAGACACGAGTGAGAAAGCAGAGTTTCAGAGCTGCCAGGCTGATATTCCTCTTGAGGTCAAAG GCCCAGACAGGCTGCTGGGAGAGATTGCCTACCAACTGGATAGGAGAATTCTGTCCCACATATTCCAGGGCCAGAAGAGGCTTTATGGTTTCACACTGCTCAATATACCAGACAAGATCATAGAG GTAACtacccacccactgacagggaAGGTAGATGAAGGCTATCGGCTTCTTCTCACTCAGAGGCATGCTGACCTTATGGACAGGCTGAACCAGCTTGGGTATAAAACACTACTTCACCCTCATTTCTCTGAATTTATTGTCAACACCTATGGGATCCTGAGGGAGAGGCCTGGTGAAGACAGCACCCAGTCAGTGGACTTCAATAATCCAGACTTTCTGAGGAAGATGATAATGACCACAGCACCAACAAAACTTCAGAAGGACCTGCTGCTTCTGCTCACCTGCCTCTGCAACATGGCCAAGAGGGACAGAAAGCCTCTCCTTCTCTGGTAG